ATAGCGAGCCATCTTCATTGACTTATCAGGAGTGCCTTGATATTGCTGCAAGTCAATCAAAATCACCAAAATCAAAATCTGCGGCAGCAAAATCAAAAACATCAACTACTGCTGAAAAAAAGCCGGTTGCAAAAAAGAAGTCAACGTCAAAAAAGGTAAGCGCTTCAGCAAATAAAATAACAGCAAAAAAAACTAAAAAGTAAAATTTCAGGTGATGAAAGATATCAGCATTTACTTTACTGAATTTGCGCAAAATCAAAGCTATTCTAAAGGGCAGGTTGGTGAAAAAGTCAGAATAAATTCAGATGCTGATTTTGAATTACCGATTGCAGGTAGCATTGCATTGATTTTTGTACCTGAATATAGAAATTCTAACTACAAAAAACCGGAAAAATTAATAGAACAAATTCGCCAAAAATTCTTCAATCTCATGGCAGGCGAATGGCAGTATAAAATCTATGATTTGGGCTGTATTCATCCCGGCAAAACACCTGAAGATACCTATGTTGCCTTAGCTGAGGTAGTGCATGAATTGGTTAAAGCAAAAGTTTTTCCGGTGATCATCGGGGGCAGTAATGATCTTACTTACGCGATATACCGTGGCTACCAACATTTAGAGCAAACAGTGAACATTGTAGACATTGATGCTTCACTGGATATGGGAAATCCTGCAGATGAAATTTCTGCTGCGAATTGGCTGAGTAAAATTATTGTGCACAAACCAGGATATCTTTTTAATTATTGTCTGCTTGGTTATCAATCTTATTTTTTAAATCCAGATGAAATGACCCTTCTTGAAAAAATGTATTTTGATGCATTTCGGTTGGGAGAATTTTATTCAGATGAAAAAATGGTAGAACCATTAGTGCGTAATGCGGATATATTGAGCTTTGATCTCAATGCAATCAGATCATCCGATTATCATGGGAACAGTGCCGGCATGCCTCATGGATTCTATGGCGAAGACGCTTGTCGTATTATGCGTTATGCCGGTTGGAGTGATAAGCTCACCAGTATGGGCATGTTTAATATTACTGAGTACGATGGATCTTTGCGGTATGATGCCAATCTTATTGCTCAAATGATATGGTATTTTGTAGAAGGCTTTCATCAGAGAAAAAAAGATTATCCTGTTGGCTCTAAAGCCAGCTATACCAAATACACCGTGTCTCTTGATGATTTTAAAGATCAGATCATTTTCTACAAAAGTGATAAAAGCGGAAGATGGTGGATGGAGGTACCATACCCCAAAGTTGAAGGTATGAAATATCAACGCCATTTATTGATTCCTTGCACCTACGAGGTTTACGAGAAGGCACTGCAAAATGAAATGCCAAATCTTTGGTGGAAAACTTTCCAAAAGTTATCCTGATTATCAACAGAATGATGTTTGTTAATCAAAATTGTTTCAAAAAAAATAACACCATTTAAACTTTTTTTACTTATTTTAGCGCCTTGTTGGTGTATTCTGACCCCAAAAAAGTGTGAAAAATAAATTAATTATGAGAAAGATTTTATCTTTTTTTATGTGCTTTTCTATCGTGTCTATCTCAATGGCACAGCAAGATGCGCAGTATTCGCATTACATGTTTGATCGCATGTCTTTCAACCCGGCCTCAACCGGTTTTAAAGGCTATTGTGCAACAGTAATCTATCGCAATCAATGGGACAGAGTTCAGGATGCTCCTAACTCTACCTTATTGAATTTACAGGCAAATATCCCAAAAATCAGCAGTGGGGTTGGTTTGTCTTTCACCAATGATGCCATTGGATTCACTAGAAATAACACGGTTAGATTATGTTACGCACGGCACATTCCAACCAGTTATGGTGTTTTCAGTGCCGGTGCTTCGCTTGGAATTGTTAACGTAAGCTTTTCACCAATGTGGGTGCCCCCTACAACAACTCCTGATCCAAACCTGCCTGCTGCAACTGCCGGAACAGGTTTTGATATGAACCTTGGCTTATACTGGCACTCAACAGGCGATTATCCTTATTATGTTGGAGTATCGGCAACACACGTTTTACCTGCTAGCCTGAACATTGGGTCAAGTCTGGGTACAACCACTAGCTATAGCGTTGCACGTCACTATTACATTATTGCCGGATATGACTATGATTTAGGTGCTACCATTGGTAGTCCAAGACCGTTCATGTTGCGTCCTTCAGTGCTTGTTAAAGCTGATGGGTCAACCATGATCTTTGACATTAATGTATTAGCTGAATATTATCTTAGCACATCAGCATATCTGTGGGGTGGTGCATCATTCCGTATGTCTGACGGTGTTCCTATTATGTTAGGATATGCTTTTGCACCAAATAACCAACCAACAAAAAACTGGTTAAAATTTGGTTACTCATTTGATATAATGACCAACCCGCTGAAACAATATGGCAAAGGAACACACGAACTGATGATCAACTATTGCCTGTTTCCTCCTCCTCCGGTTGTAGCAAGACACGGAAATCCGTTTATTTTGCAATAGAAAAAAATAATTCTGTAACCAAATTGCAAGATTGACGTTAAAAAGAAACCAAACCTGAACCTGATAGTCGTAAAATTAAGATTGGTAGAAAAAACAAGGTAGCATGAAAAAATTATTGTTTTTGGGAGTAGTAGGAGTTGCAGCGGTCTTTACCGCATGTGATTCCGGAACTGGTCACCTGACCGGTGTACAGGGGCGCAGGGCGTATTATCCTGAGATACCACTTGGAATGGTTTACATTCCGTCTGGTTCTTATACAATGGGTAATGGCGACCAAGATGTGCCTTTCCTACATCAGGCCAGATCACACGTGGTTTCTATACACGCGTTGTATATGGATCAAACTGAAATCACAAACAACGAGTATCGTGAGTTTGTGTTTTGGGTGAAGGATTCTATCATGCTTGAAAGAATCTATTCTCGTGGTCTGAATGCAAGTTGGACAAATAGTATTGAAGGCAGCAATATTACTCCTGAAATTGATCCAGGTCTTTTGGGTGATATGTTGAATTATCCGGATATCTATTATGATGAAACATCTCAGACCTGGTATAGTTTTGATCCAAATGATCCTTTCGCAAACCTTTCAGATCAAGAGATGCGTGCCAGATTCCCGCTTTCATGGAGAATTAAAGGGATTAAAGATGAGCAAGTTATTCCGTTGATTTCAGATATGTACTTAAGACCTACAGAACGCTGGTATAAGCGACGTGAAATAGATGTAAACCAGTTGAGATTTAAATATTACTGGATTGATTTACCTGAAGCGGCTAAAAAAGGTCGTGTTAACATTGTCCGCAATGGATACGACAAAGACGGTAACTTTACTAATCCGACGCTTAAACCTCAGCATCGTGACCTGAAAAATCCTGAGCATCCATTTACCGGTCAGCCAGTCGGGCAAGATGAAAACCTGGGTTATTTCAACTCAAAAGGTCAAAACAATGCAATTCGTTCTCATGAAGATCGTGGGCGTTTTATCATTGCTGAAGAAATCAACGTTTATCCTGATACATTGTGTTGGGTGCGTGATTTCACATACTCTTTCAATGATCCAATGACTAACATGTATTTCTGGCATCCGGCTTATGATAATTATCCGGTGATTGGAATTACTTGGGTGCAAGCTCGTGCATTCTGCGTTTGGAGAACACAAAAATTGAATAACTGGCTTGAAGCAATGGGTGCACTTTGGGTACAAGATTTCCGTTTACCTACTGAAGGTGAGTGGGAATATGGTTCACGCGGTGATCTGAAAGATAGCCCGTATCCATGGGGAGGTCCATACATTCGTAACTCTGCAGGTTGTATGCTAGGAAACTTTAAACCAATGCGCGGACGTTATTTTGATGATGGTGGTTTCTACCCTGTTAAAGCGTATTCATATAACCCGAATGGTTACGGATTATATTGTATGGCTGGTAACGTGGCAGAATGGACTGAAACAGCGTATGACGAATCAGTTTATGAATTTGCGCATGACCTGCAAACAGAATACAGATATTATGCAATGGACTGGGATCCACCTTCAATGAAAAGAAAAGTTATTCGTGGTGGTTCATGGAAAGATATTGGATTCTATCTGCAAACAAGTGCCAGAACTTACGAATATCAGGATACATCTAAATCATACATCGGATTCAGATGCGTTCAAACTCATATCGGTCGTGGTGGTAGAGACTTCTCACGTGAGGGAGGAGAGGAGTTGAGATCAGATATCGAGTTGCGTTAAAAGAGTAAATTATAAACCAAATAAATAAATGTTAAACTAATAAAAGCAAGGAAACTATGAGACCAGGAACCAAAAAATGGAAATTATTTATGGCAAAGCTGTACGGTATCGGTGCAGCAGTTGTAATCGTTGGTGCGATGTTTAAAATCATGCACTGGCCAGGTGCAGGTGCGATGCTTGTAGGAGGATTGAGTACAGAAGCCGTAATCTTTTTCTTTTCAGCATTTGAACCTTTACATGAAGATCCAAAATGGGAGTTAGTATATCCTGAACTAGCTCTTGCACACGATGAAAATTTTGACTTGCATGCCTATATAGATGAAAAAGGTGCGCATGGTGGTGGTCACGGTGGTGGCGGTGGTAGCGCCGGAACCGGAATTACCGAAAAATTTGACAGCCTGTTAGAAGAGGCAAAAATTGATGCAGATTTATTAAATCGCTTAGGTGATGGTATTCGAAACCTGAGTGAAAATGCGGAAGGTTTGAAATCAGTTTCAACTGCTGCAGCTGCTACTGATTCTTATGTAGCAAGTCTTGAAGGTGCATCTAAACAAGTTAAAACACTTTCTGCTACTTACGAAAAAGCTTCTGAATCATTATTAGGGCTTACCTCAGGTACTGAAGAAGGTGCAAACTTTGGTGATCAAATTAAGAAAGTGTCTACAAATCTTGCTGCGTTGAACAACGTTTACGAACTACAATTAAAAGGTTCAACAGCGCATCTTGAAGCAACTGAGAAATTCCAATCAGGTGTACTTGAAATGATGGATAATCTCAATTCTTCTATTTCTGATACTAAGATCTATAAAGAAAATATGGCCATGTTGTCTCGCAACTTGACTGACCTTAACCAGGTTTATGGCAATATGCTTAAAGCTATGACTATTACCAGATAATAACTTTGTTACTTTCTGGAAAAAAGGAATTAATTAGTTAACTAACTAAAAAAACTTAATAATCATGGCAGGAGGAAAAGAAACCCCAAGGCAGAAGATGATCGGTATGATGTACCTCGTACTTACCGCACTTCTAGCTCTTAACGTTTCGAAGCAGATTGTCGCTGCTTTCGTAACGCTAAATGACAAGTTGGATGCATCGGCAACGATCATCAACAACAAAAACGAGGACACGCACGCTGAATTTGACAAAAAGCGCGCTGCATTGCAAGCAACCAAAGGGGATATGAAACTCTTTGAATTGTGGCAAGGAAAAGCCGTTGAACTAAAAAAGGAAACAGCGATTATAGTTGGCTATCTTTTAGGTGAGTGCAACGAGATGATTAAAACCTCTGAAGGTGCTGATTGGGTTGAAGAAACGGATGAAGCAGGTAATATTACCAAGTTGAAACCTCTTATGGAGATTAGCGGAATGGATAATTATGATATTCCAACTAACATGTTTGTTGGTGGAAATCCGAACAGTCCGGTGCAACGAGGGTTGGATATCACCGTGAAACTTCACGAATATCGTGATAAAATTGCGGTTATGATGGGAACGTATAAAGTAGGTAACAAGGATTGGTCATTTACGCCTCCATCAGATCTTACGGGACTTGGTGCAGCGTTGGCTACTTGTAACCCTGCAGACACTGCGAAAATTGCTCAGTTTTATAGAGCGCTTACCTACCCAGAGAAGCTTCATGCACATGAACATGGCGCTGAGGATCAACCATGGGTTTCTGTGATTTTTGACCATGCACCTATTGTAGCTGCGGCAGCAATGTTCACTTCATTGAAGCTTGATATTAAAAATGCTGAGTCAATGGTGACAGAATATATGCTAGGCAAAGTAGAGGCTCCAGTGTTTAACTTTAATAAAATTGAACCTTTGGCATTTGCTCGTACCGGCTACATCAATCAAGGAGATTCACTTAATTTAAGTGTTATGATTGCGGCTTATGACTCAAACGAGGTATCCAAAATTAAATGGGGTATGGACGCTGACACTAACAATGAGGCCAATTGGAAAGAAGTTACGGGAAAAATAGGATTGTCTGGTTCTTCGCCTGGTTTTCACAAGGTTAAAGGTGTGATTGGAGTTAAAGAAAAAGGAGAGATTGCATGGAAACCTTGGGAATTTAGCTATACTGTTGGTCAACCAATGGGGGTTGTTGCTCTTCCTGAAATGCGTGTACTTTATGCCGGTTATAATAACGTAGTTGAAGGTACTGCATCCGGTTATGATCCAAGCACCATCACATTGTCTGGCAGTGGTTGTTCATTGTCTTCAAAAGGAAATGGGCAGTATATCGCAACTTGTACCAGAGGCACTAAAAAGGCGACTATTTCTATCAGTGCAAAAAAAGATGGAGGTGGATCAGTTAGCCTTGGAGCTTTTGATTTTGAGGTGAGACCAATGCCAAATGCGACGGTTTATTTCGGTGACGTTACTATGGGTGGTACTGCGTCTTACACACAGGCTTCAAATCAACCTGGTGTAACAGTCGCTTATGATCCTTCTGTTCCGCTAAAAGGGGTAAAATTTTCTATTAGTGGAGGTCAAGTAAAGGTTGATGGAATTGCAGGTGTTGGGGGATTGACAAGTGGCGGACAGTTTGACTCCAAATCCAAGAGTTTATTAAAACAATCCAAAGGGAAACAAGTAACTATTATTGTTGACTATAAAGGTCCTGATGGAATTGGTAAAAAAGGAGGAGTGTCTTTTACAGTAAAATAGTTTAACTAAAAAGTGAGAGTATGTTGAGTTTGAGAGGGAAAATTGCGTTATTGGGAATTGCGCTTCTGGGTGAAGTGACCTTTGCCCAAGATGAAATTAGAGGACCGATAGCAAACCCTGCGCCCGGTGTATTAGACGGTGTGTACGTGCAAGAGCATGTGCCTACTAAAAAGGTAGTACCATATGAGTACGTACGAGAAGCTGATGTTGCTTGGGCTAAGCGGGTTTGGCGAGTAATTGATTTACGAGAGAAATTCAATCACCCTTTATATTATCCCCTTGATGACTTTCAGGATGCCATGAATGAACTTGATTTTACGCAGTGGCTCCGGAATCCAACTAGATGGAGTTTATGGACAATTATCCGATATCATATCATGACGGGTGATTTAACATTATACTCTCCTTTTCATCCAGATTGGCAAACATGGAGAGACGGAGACTTATTCAAGTATCCCTATACCGCTGAGAAATACGGTTTGGGTCCAGGCGGTACTTTCATTTCAGATTCTGTGTTCAGAAAGAATGTAAAGGCCATGGAGTATTTGGGTTATGAAGAGTTTAGTGCAAATCCAACGCCGATAAAGAGTATCTCAGACCCTTTGTATGACTCTGTTGATGCCACAGGTATGACTGTTTATTATCCAAACGAATTCTTTTGGTATGAAGCCAAGGACATTGTTCAGTATCGAGTTAAGGAAGATTGGTTCTTTGACAAAGAAAGATCTGTAATGGATGTTCGAATTATTGGTTTGTGTCCTGTTGTATATAAGATGGATGATAAAGGAAATATAGAAGGTTTCAAGGAACTCTTCTGGCTCTACTTCCCAGAGTGTCGTTATGTATTCCAAAACTTCTTTGTGCAGAATAAAGATAATGATGCGCAGAGAATGTCTTATGACGACTTGTTCTGGAAACGGATGTTCCAAAGCTATATCGTG
This genomic stretch from Crocinitomicaceae bacterium harbors:
- a CDS encoding PorP/SprF family type IX secretion system membrane protein is translated as MRKILSFFMCFSIVSISMAQQDAQYSHYMFDRMSFNPASTGFKGYCATVIYRNQWDRVQDAPNSTLLNLQANIPKISSGVGLSFTNDAIGFTRNNTVRLCYARHIPTSYGVFSAGASLGIVNVSFSPMWVPPTTTPDPNLPAATAGTGFDMNLGLYWHSTGDYPYYVGVSATHVLPASLNIGSSLGTTTSYSVARHYYIIAGYDYDLGATIGSPRPFMLRPSVLVKADGSTMIFDINVLAEYYLSTSAYLWGGASFRMSDGVPIMLGYAFAPNNQPTKNWLKFGYSFDIMTNPLKQYGKGTHELMINYCLFPPPPVVARHGNPFILQ
- a CDS encoding SUMF1/EgtB/PvdO family nonheme iron enzyme, which gives rise to MKKLLFLGVVGVAAVFTACDSGTGHLTGVQGRRAYYPEIPLGMVYIPSGSYTMGNGDQDVPFLHQARSHVVSIHALYMDQTEITNNEYREFVFWVKDSIMLERIYSRGLNASWTNSIEGSNITPEIDPGLLGDMLNYPDIYYDETSQTWYSFDPNDPFANLSDQEMRARFPLSWRIKGIKDEQVIPLISDMYLRPTERWYKRREIDVNQLRFKYYWIDLPEAAKKGRVNIVRNGYDKDGNFTNPTLKPQHRDLKNPEHPFTGQPVGQDENLGYFNSKGQNNAIRSHEDRGRFIIAEEINVYPDTLCWVRDFTYSFNDPMTNMYFWHPAYDNYPVIGITWVQARAFCVWRTQKLNNWLEAMGALWVQDFRLPTEGEWEYGSRGDLKDSPYPWGGPYIRNSAGCMLGNFKPMRGRYFDDGGFYPVKAYSYNPNGYGLYCMAGNVAEWTETAYDESVYEFAHDLQTEYRYYAMDWDPPSMKRKVIRGGSWKDIGFYLQTSARTYEYQDTSKSYIGFRCVQTHIGRGGRDFSREGGEELRSDIELR
- the gldL gene encoding gliding motility protein GldL, which produces MAKLYGIGAAVVIVGAMFKIMHWPGAGAMLVGGLSTEAVIFFFSAFEPLHEDPKWELVYPELALAHDENFDLHAYIDEKGAHGGGHGGGGGSAGTGITEKFDSLLEEAKIDADLLNRLGDGIRNLSENAEGLKSVSTAAAATDSYVASLEGASKQVKTLSATYEKASESLLGLTSGTEEGANFGDQIKKVSTNLAALNNVYELQLKGSTAHLEATEKFQSGVLEMMDNLNSSISDTKIYKENMAMLSRNLTDLNQVYGNMLKAMTITR
- a CDS encoding formimidoylglutamase — protein: MKDISIYFTEFAQNQSYSKGQVGEKVRINSDADFELPIAGSIALIFVPEYRNSNYKKPEKLIEQIRQKFFNLMAGEWQYKIYDLGCIHPGKTPEDTYVALAEVVHELVKAKVFPVIIGGSNDLTYAIYRGYQHLEQTVNIVDIDASLDMGNPADEISAANWLSKIIVHKPGYLFNYCLLGYQSYFLNPDEMTLLEKMYFDAFRLGEFYSDEKMVEPLVRNADILSFDLNAIRSSDYHGNSAGMPHGFYGEDACRIMRYAGWSDKLTSMGMFNITEYDGSLRYDANLIAQMIWYFVEGFHQRKKDYPVGSKASYTKYTVSLDDFKDQIIFYKSDKSGRWWMEVPYPKVEGMKYQRHLLIPCTYEVYEKALQNEMPNLWWKTFQKLS
- the gldN gene encoding gliding motility protein GldN, translated to MLSLRGKIALLGIALLGEVTFAQDEIRGPIANPAPGVLDGVYVQEHVPTKKVVPYEYVREADVAWAKRVWRVIDLREKFNHPLYYPLDDFQDAMNELDFTQWLRNPTRWSLWTIIRYHIMTGDLTLYSPFHPDWQTWRDGDLFKYPYTAEKYGLGPGGTFISDSVFRKNVKAMEYLGYEEFSANPTPIKSISDPLYDSVDATGMTVYYPNEFFWYEAKDIVQYRVKEDWFFDKERSVMDVRIIGLCPVVYKMDDKGNIEGFKELFWLYFPECRYVFQNFFVQNKDNDAQRMSYDDLFWKRMFQSYIVKSSNIYDREIDSYKAGVDALLESERIKEEIFIFEHDLWNF